In Nocardioides sp. JS614, the sequence ATCTCCCGCCGGCCGCCCTGCGAGCTGAGCACCGCGTGCGCGCCCAGGCAGAGCAGGGCGGGTGCCATGTCCGCGCACGGCGAGGCGTTGACGACGTTGCCGATCACCGTGGCCCGGTTGCGGATCTGGTGGGACGCCAGGTCCTGCGCGCAGGCGACCAGGAGCGGGTACGACGTGCGGACCCGGTCGTCCTCGAGCAGGTCGTTGATCGTCACCCCGGGCCGGATCAGCAGCCCGTCGTCGGCGCTCCAGCCGAGCTCGCGGAAGCCCTCGACCCGCTTGAGGTCGACCATCACCTCCGGGTGCGCGAGGCCGCCGCGGACATCGCCGAGCAGGTCGGTCCCGCCGGCCAGGACGCGCGCCCGCTCGCCGTACTCCCCCAGGAGCCGGAGCAGCTCGTCGCGCTGTGTCGGAGCCCGATAGCCGAACCTGGCCGCCATGCCGCCTCCCGCTGCGTGGTGCGGCCCGGCCCTCGCGGCCGCCGCAGACACCCCCGATCGGACCACGGTCGCGCGCCGCCGAGTAGAGACCTTCGTCCCGGGCCTGCCGCCGGTCGGGGTCTGGCCGGGCCGGCGGTGTCCTGGCAACCGAACCGGCCACGCGAACGGGTGCCCACGCACCGCCGGCCCGGCACGAGCACGAGCGCCGACCGGGCGGTCCCTCGCGCGGGTACAGTCTCCTCGCGGTCTGGATCCTGGGAACGACATCGGAGCCATCGAGGGCATTCTCCGGAGCAGAGTCCCGATCCGCCCGGGCCTCTAGCTCAACTGGCAGAGCAGCGGACTTTTAATCCGCGGGTTGTGGGTTCGAGACCCACGGGGCCCACTACATGCCCACCCACCCAGCACGAAGGGGAGCGCGGCCCGCGGCCGACGCTCCCCTTCGCTCGCCTCGACGGCGCTAACCGAACACGAGCACCGCCACGATGGTCGACAAGAAGAGTCCGGCGACCACCGGGATGAAGCACATGCGCGCCAGCTCGATCACCGAGACCCGGGCGAAGCCGGCGACCGCGATCAGCGAGGACCACGCGACGAGGGTGCCGCCGCCGGACCAGATGTTGCCCATCTGCCCGATCGCGGCGAGCGTCTCCGGCTCGACCCCGACCACCGGGCCGAGCGTCCCGGAGAGCGAGCCGGTGAGCGGCAGGCCCGAGAAGCCGGAGCCCTCGAGGCCGGCGATCATGCCGATGATCAGGATGCCGAACGCGGTGACGAAGGCGTTCTGCGGGATGTGCGACTGGGCGTTGAGGACCAGGTCGAACAGGAAGGCCGGTGCCGCCGACGTGCCGTCCGGGTTCGCGGCGATGCCGAGGATGCGGCCGGCGAAGTCGCCGTTCCCGATGAAGAAGAAGCCCGCGATCGGCAGCACCACGCCCATCGCCTTGAACGAGAACACCAGGCCGTCGACCACGTGCTCCGCGGAACGCTCCAGGAACGTCTTGCGACCCTCGGCGAAGGCCGCGAGGAAGATCGTGATCGCCGCGATCCCGCCGACGAGCGCGGCGGCGTCGCCGCCCTTGAGCCCGCCGTCGGTGCCCTTGGTGGACATGCCGTAGATCAGGTACACGATCAGCGCGAGGTACGCCGCCGGCACGGCGACCGCGAAGGTGTTGGTGATCCAGGCCGGGCAGCTGACGGCCGCGCCGCCCGAGCCGCCGAGCGCCCGGTCGGCCATCGCGTCGCCGGTGCCACGCCGGGCGCCGTTGCTCGCGCCGTTGCCAGCGCCGCCACCATTGCCGTGCGCGTCACCGGCGGCCTGCTCGGTGAGCACCGCCGTGCCAGTGGCACCCACGAGCGCGCTCTCGCTGTCGCCGGTCCCCCCAGCCACGTGGGCGTGGGCCTGGGCGGCCTGCGGTGAGTGCACCAGTGCGGCTCCGTGGCCGATGGTCGGCGACTCCTCGATCACGACCTCCTCGGCCGCGAGCGACTCCACGTCGCCGCGCTCCCACTCCTCGAGCAGGACGTCGGCGGGCTGGCGCATCTTGCGGAACTCGAGCAGGTAGCCGATCGCCAGCGCGACGCCACCGACGATCAGGGACAGCACCAGCGCGCGGTTGGCGACCACGTCGGCGTTCCCACCGGCTGCCGTGGCGGACAGGCCGGGCGCCACCCGGATGACGAAGTCGCTCGAGAGCGCCATGCCCTGGCCGGCGATGGCGATGGTGAAGGCCACCGCCATCGGCCGCAGGCCGGCC encodes:
- a CDS encoding FAD binding domain-containing protein translates to MAARFGYRAPTQRDELLRLLGEYGERARVLAGGTDLLGDVRGGLAHPEVMVDLKRVEGFRELGWSADDGLLIRPGVTINDLLEDDRVRTSYPLLVACAQDLASHQIRNRATVIGNVVNASPCADMAPALLCLGAHAVLSSQGGRREIPFTEFFTGAKRTVLRPGELLEEVVVPPAAAGARGSYRKLKRIKGHDLGIVGVAALVEDGALRLGISSCAPTPLLVDGLATDAPVEEVVAAAKAAISPISDVRCTKEYRTHMVGVYVRRALAEVA